In Bacillus toyonensis BCT-7112, a single window of DNA contains:
- a CDS encoding ABC transporter permease, which produces MNSTALWKERFRHFLKEVRTYSKYVFNDHLKFIFVFIIGAGAYYYQQWLQTLTPSFPTALVMAVLIGLVLTAGSMQTLLKEADLVYLLPVEEKLKPYFTKAFLFTFMIQLYIIAIVAAALAPLYFQQMKQTGAAYIWIVIAFVIVKAWNLFIAWEKSFLTDQNVQKADWFIRFILNGLFVYFLVERTSVLFIGGIILFMVLYLAIMHQMVKGKPLNWEYLISEEGKKMMLLYRIANMFVDVPALKERVSRKKWLDFILSIIGEKRTYLYLYTRTFLRSGNYFGLYVRLLALGGVILYFIPFLYGRFIVSFIFLYLIGYQLLTLWKHHRMKIWLDLYPVKVDEKKKDFLTLLNAILIIGSVIFTVIFALATKDFMMTGILLIVSILFSIGFVYQYGAKRIERLN; this is translated from the coding sequence ATGAATAGTACAGCATTATGGAAAGAACGATTTCGTCACTTTCTAAAAGAAGTTCGTACATATAGTAAATACGTATTTAACGATCATTTGAAATTTATTTTCGTGTTTATCATTGGTGCGGGAGCGTATTATTACCAACAATGGTTACAAACGTTAACACCTTCGTTTCCAACTGCGCTCGTGATGGCAGTGTTAATTGGACTAGTTTTAACAGCTGGATCAATGCAAACGTTATTAAAAGAAGCAGACCTTGTTTACTTACTGCCAGTTGAAGAGAAGCTAAAGCCTTACTTCACAAAGGCCTTTCTCTTTACGTTTATGATTCAGTTATACATAATCGCAATCGTAGCAGCTGCGCTTGCCCCGTTATACTTCCAGCAAATGAAGCAAACAGGAGCGGCTTACATATGGATTGTAATCGCGTTTGTTATTGTGAAAGCTTGGAATTTATTTATAGCGTGGGAAAAGTCCTTTTTAACAGATCAAAATGTACAAAAGGCGGATTGGTTCATACGTTTTATCTTAAACGGTTTATTTGTATATTTCCTTGTAGAACGTACTTCAGTTCTTTTTATTGGCGGAATTATTCTATTCATGGTGTTATACCTTGCTATCATGCATCAAATGGTGAAAGGGAAGCCACTGAACTGGGAGTATTTAATTTCTGAAGAAGGTAAAAAGATGATGTTACTGTACCGCATTGCGAATATGTTCGTTGATGTACCAGCATTAAAAGAGAGAGTATCCCGCAAGAAATGGCTTGATTTCATTCTTTCGATAATCGGCGAAAAGCGTACATATTTATACTTATATACGAGAACATTTTTAAGATCAGGTAACTATTTTGGATTATATGTGCGTTTGCTCGCTCTTGGAGGAGTTATTCTTTACTTCATTCCATTTTTATATGGACGATTCATCGTGAGTTTTATCTTCCTATACTTAATCGGCTATCAGCTATTAACTTTATGGAAACATCACCGCATGAAAATTTGGCTTGATTTGTATCCAGTAAAGGTAGATGAAAAGAAGAAAGATTTTCTTACTTTATTAAACGCGATTCTAATCATCGGGAGCGTAATCTTTACAGTTATATTTGCACTAGCAACGAAAGATTTCATGATGACAGGAATTTTACTTATCGTAAGCATATTATTTAGTATCGGTTTCGTTTACCAATACGGGGCGAAGCGCATTGAGCGTTTAAATTGA
- the ecsC gene encoding ecs operon protein EcsC: MITYEEKVIKELEQWKATFMKDSSMMTRFSKKVQTKVQQLIPAKVQKVLTETIRMMVQTISAGSNFIKPKLKETTWSLQRRDDEVRKKMDEYKKIAAAEGAGTGAGGILLGLADFPLLLGIKIKFLFDAATLYGFDTSNKEERLFILHVFQLAFSSDDHRKEIWKAIETWDTEEENHMDWEKFQTEYRDYIDLAKMLQLVPIIGAPVGAYANYQLLQRLGEVTMNCYRMRLLNRD, translated from the coding sequence ATGATTACATATGAAGAGAAGGTTATAAAAGAATTGGAGCAGTGGAAAGCTACATTCATGAAAGATTCTTCTATGATGACACGGTTCTCCAAAAAAGTGCAGACGAAAGTACAACAGCTCATTCCGGCGAAAGTACAAAAGGTGTTAACAGAGACGATTCGTATGATGGTGCAAACGATCAGCGCCGGATCAAACTTTATAAAGCCGAAATTAAAAGAGACGACATGGTCACTGCAAAGACGTGACGATGAAGTACGCAAAAAAATGGATGAGTACAAAAAAATAGCAGCGGCGGAAGGGGCTGGGACTGGAGCTGGTGGTATTCTCCTTGGCCTTGCTGACTTTCCGCTTTTACTCGGCATTAAAATTAAATTTTTATTCGATGCAGCAACGTTGTACGGATTTGATACGAGTAACAAAGAAGAGCGCCTTTTTATCCTTCACGTTTTCCAACTCGCCTTTTCAAGTGATGATCATCGAAAAGAAATATGGAAAGCCATCGAAACGTGGGATACAGAAGAAGAAAATCATATGGACTGGGAAAAGTTCCAAACAGAGTACCGAGACTATATCGATTTAGCAAAAATGCTTCAGCTCGTACCGATAATCGGTGCCCCGGTCGGCGCATATGCGAACTATCAATTACTGCAAAGACTTGGAGAAGTGACGATGAATTGTTATCGTATGCGATTGTTGAATAGGGATTAA
- a CDS encoding YjcZ family sporulation protein, which yields MGLGGKGGSGGTGGGEAGQAGKSGFPFIIVLFIVLIIVGASYSGLGF from the coding sequence ATGGGACTTGGTGGTAAAGGCGGTAGCGGCGGAACTGGCGGCGGTGAAGCTGGACAAGCTGGTAAGAGCGGATTTCCATTCATCATTGTACTCTTTATCGTATTAATTATAGTTGGAGCTAGCTATAGTGGACTTGGCTTCTAA
- a CDS encoding TetR/AcrR family transcriptional regulator — MTKNLQTSQNIVEASFKLMAEHGIEKMSLSMIAKEVGISKPAIYYHFSSKEALVDFLFEEIFSGYHFSSYFDKDQYTKENFAKKLIADGLHMLSEYEGQEGILRVINEFIVTAARNEKYQKRLFEIQEEFLNGFHDLLKQGVELDVVSQHATEENAHTLALVIDNMSNYMLMGFQLKYKEIWIRNVKNVIKEE; from the coding sequence ATGACAAAGAATTTACAAACATCGCAGAACATTGTAGAGGCGTCATTTAAACTTATGGCAGAGCACGGTATTGAGAAAATGAGCCTTTCCATGATTGCGAAAGAGGTAGGTATTTCAAAACCGGCCATTTACTATCATTTTTCTTCTAAAGAAGCGTTAGTAGATTTTTTATTTGAAGAAATTTTTTCTGGGTATCATTTCTCTTCTTACTTCGATAAAGATCAATATACGAAAGAAAATTTTGCAAAAAAGTTAATTGCAGATGGTTTACATATGTTGTCTGAGTATGAAGGACAAGAAGGTATATTACGCGTCATAAATGAATTTATCGTAACTGCGGCGCGAAATGAAAAGTATCAGAAACGTTTATTTGAAATACAAGAAGAGTTTTTAAATGGCTTTCATGATTTATTAAAGCAAGGTGTAGAACTTGACGTTGTGTCACAACATGCAACAGAAGAGAATGCTCATACGTTAGCGCTCGTTATCGATAATATGAGCAACTACATGTTAATGGGATTCCAGTTAAAGTATAAAGAAATTTGGATTCGAAATGTGAAAAACGTCATAAAGGAGGAGTAA
- a CDS encoding PH domain-containing protein, with protein sequence MDPLKNEIHPDMVKVWKTRSLIELGISIIVILAYLFFMIKFNWWAWIFYVLIGLTIVYTPLDYFTFPKLRQRYYSYQLNEEELEIQHGLFVVKRVLVPMIRVQHVTIEQGPIMRKYGLAELHISTAATSHSIPGLTMYEAEMLKTKIAELAKVSDEDV encoded by the coding sequence ATGGATCCATTGAAAAATGAAATTCACCCTGACATGGTCAAGGTGTGGAAAACGCGTTCCTTAATTGAGTTAGGAATTAGTATTATCGTCATTTTGGCATATCTTTTCTTTATGATTAAGTTTAATTGGTGGGCTTGGATTTTTTATGTGCTCATCGGATTAACAATTGTATATACGCCGCTTGATTACTTTACATTCCCGAAATTGCGTCAACGTTACTATAGCTACCAACTAAATGAAGAAGAACTTGAAATTCAGCACGGTCTTTTCGTCGTAAAACGTGTATTAGTACCGATGATTCGTGTGCAGCACGTTACAATTGAACAAGGGCCAATTATGAGGAAATACGGATTAGCAGAATTACACATTTCAACAGCGGCGACTTCTCATAGTATCCCAGGTTTAACGATGTATGAGGCAGAAATGTTGAAAACGAAAATCGCAGAATTAGCGAAAGTGAGTGATGAGGATGTATAA
- a CDS encoding PH domain-containing protein — MYKRQHPITMLLELKITDFIPFIIFLFSLKGKFPFWYLVPIGFAVITIVSAIVGWYYKVYWVENNVLHIKEGLFVKKESYLNKERVQTINTSSGMLYQVLGLKKIKIETAGGGNEPEVSLAGITVEEATKLITMLNEPTSVVKVEETSEEVVQKEIITEEKQTTEYKLTWKEILIASVTSGQFGLLFSLIFFVYNQVDEYIPKWIKNSVESYVMDHDIYGWIYMVAILLVVSWIISTIGYALKHGDFTVNRKNDEVRISQGLLEKKELVLKLHRIQGITIKEGILRQPFGYCAVQVEVIQSEGKEEKVTLHPIIRKDRVQQLLTHLQLPYELNTNIISLPKAALRRYLIDSFIFFAMLAIPLTGISIYFEKYYIMWALLPLAILIFTLGYATFKTNGYGVNGEQITFVYRSIGKYTGLVRRRHVQSMEKTQSYFQRRVDLCTYKFSSASSNYKLEHTRVEDAERMQDWYKKRISED, encoded by the coding sequence ATGTATAAGAGGCAGCATCCAATCACGATGTTATTAGAATTAAAAATAACAGATTTTATACCATTTATTATTTTTCTTTTTAGTTTAAAAGGAAAGTTTCCATTTTGGTATTTAGTTCCTATCGGTTTTGCGGTAATCACGATTGTTTCAGCTATCGTAGGCTGGTACTACAAAGTATATTGGGTCGAAAATAACGTATTACATATTAAAGAAGGGCTCTTTGTGAAGAAGGAGAGCTACTTAAATAAAGAACGTGTTCAAACGATTAATACAAGTTCAGGCATGCTGTACCAAGTGTTAGGACTAAAGAAAATTAAAATTGAAACAGCTGGCGGAGGAAATGAGCCGGAAGTTAGTTTAGCTGGTATTACGGTAGAAGAGGCAACAAAGCTTATTACAATGTTAAATGAGCCAACCTCGGTAGTAAAAGTAGAAGAAACATCAGAAGAAGTAGTACAAAAAGAAATTATTACAGAGGAAAAACAAACGACAGAGTACAAGTTAACGTGGAAAGAGATTTTAATAGCGTCTGTTACATCTGGTCAATTTGGATTATTATTCTCTTTAATATTTTTCGTTTATAACCAAGTGGACGAGTATATTCCGAAATGGATCAAAAATAGCGTAGAGTCTTATGTTATGGATCATGATATATATGGCTGGATTTACATGGTAGCTATTTTACTTGTCGTTTCTTGGATTATATCTACAATTGGATATGCGTTAAAACATGGGGATTTCACAGTCAATCGAAAAAATGATGAAGTCCGTATTTCGCAAGGATTACTGGAGAAAAAAGAACTCGTATTAAAGTTACACCGCATTCAAGGTATTACGATAAAAGAAGGTATATTACGCCAACCATTCGGTTATTGTGCTGTGCAAGTAGAAGTCATTCAAAGTGAAGGAAAAGAAGAAAAAGTTACGCTACATCCTATCATTCGAAAAGATCGCGTGCAACAGTTACTCACGCATTTACAATTACCATATGAACTGAATACAAATATTATTTCATTACCAAAAGCAGCATTGCGGCGCTATCTCATTGATAGTTTCATCTTCTTCGCCATGCTAGCAATTCCGCTGACAGGAATCAGCATATACTTTGAAAAGTATTACATCATGTGGGCATTATTACCGCTCGCGATCCTCATCTTTACACTTGGATACGCAACATTTAAAACAAATGGTTACGGTGTAAACGGAGAACAAATTACATTTGTGTATCGTAGTATTGGAAAATATACAGGACTTGTAAGAAGAAGACACGTCCAATCAATGGAGAAGACACAATCATATTTCCAGCGCCGCGTAGACTTATGTACGTATAAGTTTTCTAGTGCATCATCGAATTATAAATTAGAGCATACGAGAGTAGAAGATGCAGAGAGAATGCAGGATTGGTATAAGAAGAGAATAAGTGAGGATTAG
- a CDS encoding DUF975 family protein, which yields MISQLKREALDALKGKWGLAVGATLLIGILIGAVEFLTTGIFSMFWGWEEASDSLTVTIIAMLIIGPLTTGAYYLVLNVIRGTNASIGHVFRWFSDGSKFMKAFLTYLLMYVYVILWTLLLIIPGIIKSFSYSMTYFILNDHPEYTANQAITESRHMMNGHKMDYFLLCLSFLGWFILSILTIGIGFLWLAPYFYSTSAAFYEEISKEYYKKEGTTF from the coding sequence ATGATAAGTCAGTTGAAAAGAGAAGCACTTGATGCATTAAAAGGAAAATGGGGATTAGCGGTAGGAGCAACCTTATTAATTGGAATTCTTATTGGAGCTGTGGAATTTCTAACCACAGGTATTTTCTCAATGTTTTGGGGTTGGGAAGAAGCAAGTGATTCGCTTACAGTAACTATTATTGCAATGCTTATTATCGGTCCGTTAACAACGGGTGCTTATTACCTAGTTTTAAATGTAATTCGTGGAACTAATGCTAGTATTGGTCATGTATTTAGATGGTTTAGCGATGGAAGTAAGTTTATGAAGGCATTTTTAACATATTTACTAATGTATGTATACGTAATTCTATGGACATTACTTCTTATTATTCCGGGTATTATTAAATCATTTTCTTATTCTATGACGTATTTTATTTTGAATGATCATCCAGAATACACAGCGAATCAAGCAATTACCGAAAGTCGCCATATGATGAACGGACATAAAATGGATTACTTTTTACTATGCTTAAGTTTCCTTGGCTGGTTCATCTTAAGTATTCTTACTATAGGAATCGGTTTCTTATGGTTAGCACCTTACTTCTATTCGACATCGGCAGCGTTTTATGAAGAGATTTCAAAAGAATA